Proteins from one Fragaria vesca subsp. vesca linkage group LG6, FraVesHawaii_1.0, whole genome shotgun sequence genomic window:
- the LOC101301402 gene encoding ubiquitin-conjugating enzyme E2 28-like codes for MASKRILKELKDLQKDPPTSCSAGPVAEDMFHWQATIMGPPDSPYAGGVFLVTIHFPPDYPFKPPKVAFRTKVFHPNINSNGSICLDILKEQWSPALTISKVLLSICSLLTDPNPDDPLVPEIAHMYKTDRAKYESTARSWTQKYAMG; via the exons AGCGCATCTTGAAGGAGCTTAAGGATTTGCAGAAGGATCCTCCCACTTCCTGCAGCGCCG GTCCTGTGGCTGAGGACATGTTTCATTGGCAAGCGACGATTATGGGACCCCCTGATAGCCCATATGCAGGAGGTGTATTCCTTGTGACCATTCATTTCCCTCCTGATTATCCTTTTAAACCGCCTAAG GTTGCATTTAGGACTAAGGTCTTCCACCCGAATATCAATAGCAATGGAAGCATTTGTCTTGATATCCTTAAAGAACAGTGGAGTCCAGCCCTTACTATCTCTAAG GTATTGCTCTCAATCTGCTCATTGCTGACTGACCCAAATCCTGATGACCCCCTTGTACCGGAGATCGCCCACATGTATAAAACTGATCGAGCCAAGTATGAGTCGACTGCACGTAGCTGGACTCAGAAGTATGCAATGGGGTGA